The genomic interval CCGGCGGGCCGCGTCCGTCGCAAGCCACGGAAGGTTGCGACGCCGCGGAACTGAGCCATGCAACGACTGTCCCGGCGCGCCGTGCTGCGCTCTCTCGCCGCCCCGGTGCTGCTCCCCTCGGTGGCGCTCGCGCAACCGGCGGGGGCCATCGTTCACGGCCAGCCGCGCCCACTCGCGGACGACGCCGTCACGCACGACTGGCCATCGTTCCTCGGACCGACCCACAACAGCGTCTCAAGTGAGACGCGCCTCAGCCGCGAGCTCCCACCGCCACTCGTCTGGGAACTTCCGACGGGCACCGGTTACGCCTCTCCCGCCATCGTCGGAGACCGTCTCGTCTATCTCCACCGGATCGGCGACGAAGAGGTCGTCGAATGCCTCCACCCCGAGACCGGCGCGATCCACTGGCGGCTTCGGTACCCGACCGCGTACCGCGATCGCTACGGTTACAACAACGGGCCGCGCGCCAGCCCGGTGGTCGACGCGGCGACCGGCCTCGTCTGCACGGTTGGCGCCGAAGGCCAGATGCACGCGATCGACCTCGCGAGCGGCCGCGTCGTCTGGCGGCGCGACCTGCGCGTCGACTACGACGTTTCGCAGGACTTCTTCGGCACCTCTTCGACGCCCCTGCTCGACGCGGGCCGGCTGATCGTCAACGTGGGCGCGCCAGGCGGACCCACCGTGGCGGCGTTCGATCTGGCGTCCGGGGACGAGACATGGCGCGCCGGCTCCGAGTGGGGCGCCAGCTACGCTTCACCGATTCCGGCGACGGTCCACGGCGAGCGGCGCGTTTTCGTTTTCGCCGGCGGTGAGTCTCAGCCGCCGTCGGGCGGCCTCCTCTCGATCGATCCGGCGACCGGCGCCATCGACTTCGCGTTCCCCTGGCGAAGCCGGACGTATGAATCGGTCAACGCCGCGTGTCCCGTCATCTTCGACAACCAGGCGTTCATCACGGCCAGCTACCGGGCCGGCGGCGCGCTGATCACCATCAACCGGGACTTCACGCACGACGTCGCCTGGACGACCCAGGAGTTCGCCCTCCACTACAACACGCCGATTCACCGGGACGGCTACCTGTACGGCTTCGACGGACGCAACATGGGAGACGCCTCGCTCGCCTGCGTGGACACGGCAACGGGCGAGATCGTCTGGCGTGAAGTGCCGGAATGGCAGGAAACGGTGGTGCAGGGCGGCCGTGAGCGACAGCTCCTGATGGGGACCGCGCGGGGCTCGCTGCTTGCGGCGGACGGACAGTTCCTCTGCCTAGGCGAACTGGGCCACCTCCTCTGGATGGATCTGACGCCGAAGGGGTACCGCGAGGTGTCGCGGGCCTGGCTGTTCGCGGCGCGCGAGTCCTGGAATCTGCCGGTTCTCTCGCGGGGCCTGCTCTACCTCACGCAGAACACGCGTGATCTGGTGACCGGTGATCTGCCCCGCCTCTGCTGCTACGACCTGCGGGCGTAGCGACCGCGCCGTCGCGCGTGTTGGGCCGCCAAGCCGTAACCGTTAGGCGATTCCGGCTCCCTGGGTTCCGACGTAGACGGAGTACAGGGACTGGCTCGCCGTCATGAACAAGCGATTCCGGCGCGTCCCCCCGAAGCAAACGTTCGCGCACCGCTCGGGCAAACGAATCACGCCGATCACGTCCCCGTCGGGCGCTATTACCTGAACGCCGTCACCAGCTCCCGCCCAGACGTTGCCGTCCACGTCGCACCGCATGCCGTCCGCGACCACGCGGGCCTCGGGGCGGCCGGGAGCCGAGAGCTGCACGAGGCTGCGGCCGTTGACGAGCCGCTCGCCGTCGACGTCCCAAACCTTCATCTCGCGTCCCGAGCCGGTGTCGGCGACGTACAACCGGTCGTAGTTCGGTGAGAAACAGAGGCCGTTCGGCGCACCGATCTCGTCGGTCACTCTCGCGATCGCACCGGTTGCACCATCCACGCGGTAGACGGACAAGGGCAGTTCCGTCTCGGCCGGCAGTCCCTCATAGTTCCCCCGGATCCCGTACGGTGGATCCGTGAACCAGATGCTCCGATCCGGATGGACCACCACGTCGTTCGGCGAGTTCAGGCGGGTCCCCTCGAACGTGTCGGCAATCACCGTAACCTCGCCGGAATGTTCGTACCGCGCCACGCGCCGCCCGCTGTGCTCGCACGAAAGCTGACGGCCCTCGTGGTCGAACGTGTTGCCGTTGCTGTGATTCGAAGGGCTCCGGAAGACGCTGACGTGGCTGTCCTCCTCCAGCCAGCGCATCTGCCGGTTATTGGGGATGTCGCTCCAGACGAGGTAGCGGCCGCTGCCGTTCCAGGCCGGACCTTCCGCCCAGAGGGTCCCGACGTAATGCCGCCGGATCGGCGTGTTGAACAGGATGTAACGCCGGAACCGGTCATCCAGGGCGATGATGTCCGGGTCGGGATACGCCAGTGGCGTGTTCCCCGACCAATCCCGCGGCTCGTAGGGCGGAATGTCCTGCTGCCACGCCATCAGGGCCGGCGCCCATGCCGCGGATCCGGCCGCCGCGCCAAGAAATGCCCGCCGGGTGACGCTCCCCATCGGCGTCAGCGCTCGACGCGCTGCGTGTTCTTCAGCCGGGCGCCTGCCATGATGCCGTGCATGCCGATGTTGCCTTCATGGCAGGCGTACTCGAAGAGCGGGCCGTCCGTCCTGCGGAGCGGCATCATCGCCGTCCACGGGCCGGTGAGGTTGTTCGGATCCTCGACGGTGAACTCGTATACGACCGTGTCGG from Acidobacteriota bacterium carries:
- a CDS encoding PQQ-binding-like beta-propeller repeat protein, which codes for MQRLSRRAVLRSLAAPVLLPSVALAQPAGAIVHGQPRPLADDAVTHDWPSFLGPTHNSVSSETRLSRELPPPLVWELPTGTGYASPAIVGDRLVYLHRIGDEEVVECLHPETGAIHWRLRYPTAYRDRYGYNNGPRASPVVDAATGLVCTVGAEGQMHAIDLASGRVVWRRDLRVDYDVSQDFFGTSSTPLLDAGRLIVNVGAPGGPTVAAFDLASGDETWRAGSEWGASYASPIPATVHGERRVFVFAGGESQPPSGGLLSIDPATGAIDFAFPWRSRTYESVNAACPVIFDNQAFITASYRAGGALITINRDFTHDVAWTTQEFALHYNTPIHRDGYLYGFDGRNMGDASLACVDTATGEIVWREVPEWQETVVQGGRERQLLMGTARGSLLAADGQFLCLGELGHLLWMDLTPKGYREVSRAWLFAARESWNLPVLSRGLLYLTQNTRDLVTGDLPRLCCYDLRA
- a CDS encoding SMP-30/gluconolactonase/LRE family protein, giving the protein MGSVTRRAFLGAAAGSAAWAPALMAWQQDIPPYEPRDWSGNTPLAYPDPDIIALDDRFRRYILFNTPIRRHYVGTLWAEGPAWNGSGRYLVWSDIPNNRQMRWLEEDSHVSVFRSPSNHSNGNTFDHEGRQLSCEHSGRRVARYEHSGEVTVIADTFEGTRLNSPNDVVVHPDRSIWFTDPPYGIRGNYEGLPAETELPLSVYRVDGATGAIARVTDEIGAPNGLCFSPNYDRLYVADTGSGREMKVWDVDGERLVNGRSLVQLSAPGRPEARVVADGMRCDVDGNVWAGAGDGVQVIAPDGDVIGVIRLPERCANVCFGGTRRNRLFMTASQSLYSVYVGTQGAGIA